One Primulina huaijiensis isolate GDHJ02 chromosome 5, ASM1229523v2, whole genome shotgun sequence DNA segment encodes these proteins:
- the LOC140977844 gene encoding transcription factor DICHOTOMA-like, whose protein sequence is MFGKSSYLYPPQVSQSLQSRRSTSVVDIVNGDEILFHDHQQQPDMLSGHYLATNAPFIETSTLYNQDVGGSNEDPSALANTFSTKQTVKKDRHSKIVTSQGPRDRRVRLSIGIARKFFDLQEMLGFDKPSKTLEWLLTKSKVAIKDLVHTKKSSSAKSTSSPSECEVVLNGEALEYGSCLLPADSKRKSVWMNANQCKGAKNPIQSASSLAKESRAKARARARERTKEKMCIKKLNESRNMNNLFEVFRPSASSSQPIIHCPITNEATAATVAATEHIIQESNVVKRMLKHHTSFFGFHCSLPSPNINENWDVSSLTSQSNFCDILDQQHKFINRS, encoded by the exons ATGTTTGGCAAGAGCTCATACCTTTATCCTCCTCAGGTTTCACAGTCTCTTCAATCTCGTCGGTCTACTTCTGTCGTAGACATCGTTAATGGAGATGAAATTCTATTTCATGACCACCAACAGCAGCCAGACATGCTTTCCGGCCACTATTTAGCCACAAATGCGCCGTTTATTGAGACTTCAACCTTGTATAATCAAGATGTTGGTGGGAGTAATGAAGATCCTTCTGCCTTGGCCAACACATTTTCAACAAAGCAAACGGTGAAGAAAGATCGGCACAGTAAAATCGTGACGTCTCAGGGGCCGAGGGATCGCAGAGTCAGGTTGTCCATTGGCATAGCGCGAAAGTTCTTTGATCTTCAAGAGATGCTAGGTTTTGACAAGCCAAGTAAAACACTTGAGTGGTTGTTAACGAAATCGAAAGTAGCCATTAAAGATCTGGTTCATACAAAGAAGAGTTCTAGTGCTAAGAGCACTTCTTCTCCTTCTGAATGCGAAGTAGTGTTAAATGGTGAAGCTTTGGAATATGGGAGTTGTTTATTACCTGCGGATTCAAAGAGAAAATCAGTGTGGATGAATGCTAACCAATGTAAAGGAGCTAAAAATCCAATACAGAGTGCGTCATCTCTAGCTAAAGAATCGAGGGCTAAAGCAAGAGCAAGGGCTAGGGAAAGAACGAAGGAGAAAATGTGCATCAAGAAGCTAAATGAATCAAGAAACATGAACAATTTGTTTGAAGTTTTCAGACCATCGGCATCTAGTAGCCAGCCTATTATTCATTGTCCCATAACCAATGAAGCTACTGCTGCCACAGTAGCAGCAACTGAACACATAATTCAAGAATCAAATGTCGTTAAAAGGATGCTGAAGCACCATACTTCGTTCTTCGGGTTTCATTGCAGTCTCCCATCTCCTAATATCAATGAGAATTGGGATGTTAGCAGTTTAACCTCACAATCCAACTTTTGTGACATTTTGGATCAGCAGCACAAGTTCATCAATAG ATCTTGA
- the LOC140976426 gene encoding small polypeptide DEVIL 4-like, translating into MIWCIDFEEMGSSTPSSSDLRRSKKRLSSRRLGRSLKEQRGRFYIIRRCVVMLICWHD; encoded by the coding sequence ATGATTTGGTGCATTGATTTTGAAGAAATGGGAAGTAGTACTCCATCTTCATCGGATTTGAGAAGATCCAAGAAAAGATTGTCAAGCAGAAGATTGGGAAGATCTCTTAAGGAACAAAGAGGGAGGTTCTACATTATAAGAAGGTGTGTGGTGATGCTTATTTGCTGGCACGACTGA
- the LOC140976161 gene encoding UPF0496 protein 1-like, protein MGSLISRNERSSSSSRPPPPPPPPPPPPPPPPPPPPPPPPPRAASDSNFNTIGQEEPTVPDLNSYEDACREDPDLGKLDENLQLRTRRTVNSIAVDLEVRAISLDSLGEATGFLLEMNKEVVEIILRDKKDIWKDPELLELVDDYFENSLLTLDFCKYLDTCLKRAGIIESIIKVALKKFEEERHSGDGPVKSYSRTLEELRNFRAAGDPFAAEFIEVFNSVRSRQVLMLKKLQAKNKKLDNKLRRLKLWRKVSNAIFIATFASVLICSVVAAAVTAPPVVTALAAAAAIPLGSMGNWLNSFWKKCEKDLMGQRKLISSMEIFGTIVLTDLESIGKLVDRFQIKIEELSTYTDFAMRDAESVEIVVGEIKTKVDDFIKTIHDLSERANQCSQETRMARTVILRRMITSSSNQDIGMYSC, encoded by the coding sequence ATGGGCAGCCTTATCAGCAGAAATGAACGAAGCAGCAGCAGCAGTCGCCCCccgcccccccccccccccccgccCCCCCCCCCGCCCCCGCCCCCGCCCCCGCCCCCGCCCCCGCCTCCGCCTCGAGCAGCCTCAGATTCCAACTTCAACACCATCGGACAAGAGGAGCCCACGGTCCCCGATCTGAACTCATATGAAGACGCTTGCCGCGAGGATCCTGATCTCGGGAAGTTAGACGAGAACCTCCAGCTTCGCACGCGCCGGACTGTCAACTCCATAGCCGTAGATCTCGAGGTTCGCGCCATTTCTCTCGACTCGCTCGGTGAAGCCACGGGATTCTTACTCGAAATGAATAAGGAGGTGGTCGAAATCATCCTCAGGGACAAGAAAGATATATGGAAAGATCCTGAATTGTTGGAGCTCGTGGATGATTACTTCGAGAATAGCCTTTTAACCCTTGATTTCTGCAAATACCTTGATACCTGCCTTAAACGTGCTGGGATTATCGAGTCTATTATCAAGGTTGCCCTCAAGAAATTTGAGGAAGAACGTCATTCGGGAGACGGGCCTGTGAAGAGTTATTCAAGAACATTGGAGGAACTGAGGAATTTTAGGGCGGCTGGGGATCCGTTCGCCGCAGAGTTCATTGAGGTATTTAATTCCGTTCGATCTCGGCAGGTTTTGATGTTGAAGAAGCTGCAAGCAAAGAATAAGAAATTGGATAATAAGCTGCGGAGATTAAAGTTGTGGAGGAAGGTTTCCAATGCGATATTCATAGCAACATTTGCTTCTGTTTTGATCTGCTCGGTGGTGGCAGCTGCAGTCACCGCACCTCCAGTTGTGACGGCTCTGGCCGCTGCAGCAGCCATCCCTTTAGGATCAATGGGGAACTGGCTTAACTCGTTTTGGAAGAAATGTGAGAAAGATTTGATGGGGCAAAGGAAGCTTATTAGTTCAATGGAGATTTTTGGTACCATTGTTCTTACGGATTTGGAGAGCATTGGAAAACTGGTTGATCGGTTTCAAATTAAAATCGAGGAGTTGTCAACTTACACAGATTTTGCAATGAGAGACGCTGAGTCAGTGGAGATTGTGGTAGGAGAGATTAAAACAAAAGTCGATGACTTTATCAAGACTATCCATGATTTGAGTGAACGCGCCAATCAGTGCAGCCAAGAAACGAGGATGGCAAGGACTGTGATATTGAGGAGGATGATTACTAGCAGTTCAAATCAGGACATCGGTATGTATTCCTGTTAA
- the LOC140976162 gene encoding uncharacterized protein, with protein MQRSERIPISERFGPTRCKMEICGQVPSINLRFHQMEAFQPLTVRCNLSQNPISPEHLGSNMFILGMGFVGRFFASDLKSRGWAVSGSCTSVAKKNELEEMGYASHVFDANDPRPEILEIVKNHTHLVVSIPPVAGVGDPMLRDKEFVENILKDGRLQWLVYLSTTSVYGDCGGAWVDEEYPIRTTSERMIDRLSAEEEWLSLGCNLGIAAHVFRLGGIYGPGRSAIDTILKQKPLSFSQKTRMYKNYTSRIHVADVCQALNASVLRPSPGKIYNIVDDDPAPRMEVFEYAQDLVEEKFSGHGEQYVSIERDESLVKRLGSRGEKRVSNSRMKKELEVKLLHPTFRSGLRAIIDDMDLSVLQKPTGS; from the exons ATGCAGCGATCAGAAAGAATTCCAATTTCTGAAAGATTTGGTCCAACCCGCTGCAAGATGGAGATTTGCGGGCAAGTCCCGTCAATTAATCTCCGATTTCACCAAATGGAAGCCTTTCAACCCCTTACTGTCAGATGCAATCTATCCCAGAACCCTATATCGCCGGAACATTTGGGTAGTAACATGTTCATTCTCGGAATGGGTTTCGTCGGACGCTTCTTCGCTTCTGATTTGAAGAGCAGAGGCTG GGCGGTGAGTGGGAGTTGCACAAGCGTCGCCAAGAAGAATGAACTCGAAGAAATGGGATATGCATCTCATGTCTTTGATGCAAATGACCCACG ACCTGAAATTCTAGAGATTGTTAAAAATCATACACATCTCGTCGTATCCATACCTCCAGTGGCGGGTGTTGGTGATCCG ATGCTGCGTGATAAAGAATTTGTGGAGAACATTTTAAAGGATGGGAGACTCCAATGGCTAGTATATTTATCAACCACAA GTGTGTATGGAGATTGTGGCGGTGCTTGGGTAGACGAAGA ATATCCTATAAGAACTACGAGTGAGCGGATGATAGATAGGTTATCTGCTGAGGAAGAATGGCTGAGCTTAGGTTGTAATCTCGGGATTGCAGCTCATGTATTTCGCCTTGGTGGTATATATGGCCCTGGTAGAAG TGCTATTGATACCATACTGAAACAGAAGCCTCTATCATTTAGTCAGAAAACAAGAATGTATAAAAACTACACATCTCGTATTCATGTGGCCGACGTATGCCAAGCACTCAACGCCAGTGTTCTGAGACCGTCTCCGGG GAAAATATATAACATCGTGGATGATGATCCTGCTCCAAGAATGGAAGTTTTTGAGTACGCCCAGGATTTGGTTGAGGAGAAATTTTCTGGACATGGAGAACAATATGTTTCTATAGAAAGAGATGAATCCCTTGTCAAGAGGTTAGGTTCCAGGGGCGAGAAACGAGTTTCCAATTCTCGTATGAAGAAAGAACTGGAAGTGAAGTTGCTTCATCCTACTTTTAGGTCTGGATTGCGGGCCATCATTGATGACATGGACCTTTCAGTTCTACAAAAACCTACAGGTTCTTGA